The following is a genomic window from Alphaproteobacteria bacterium LSUCC0396.
ATCGGCTGATCCCAAAGTAACAAGCCTGAGCGCGCATTAAAGGCCGCGATTTGTCCGGCCTGACTGACAGCAAGAACCAGCCCACCATCAAAAACCGGATGGGCGCGGATGTCGCCAAGCCCCTGTAATGGTGTTTTTGGGCTAGATGCTGCCAATGTATCAGACCAGATAACCTGCCCCGAATTAGCCTCCATCAAACTGATATCGCCGCCATAGCCAGCCACTGCCAACTGATCATTGGCATAGGCCGGCGACGGGGCACCGTAAACCACGGTATTTGCCGGCAAAACGGACCGCTGCCAAAATAATGCGCCATCCTTGGATGCATAGGTGAATATGTTGCCATCAAGATCGGTTACTGCGACGGCTTCCTGCCCAATGATTGTTGGCCCGCCGCGTACCGGCAGGCGCAGCGAGATCGACCAGAGCGTTGATCCGTCCTTAGCTGACAGGGCACCCAGCACACGGCCACCGGCGTGCACAAACAGCCGGTCACCCGCAACCGCCAGCCCGCCTGCAATGCCCGGCAATGGATCATCGGTAAATTCTTCGACACTTACCTGCCAGTTCGCCTTGCCCGTCTTTACATCAAAGGCCGTTACCTTTCCGGTCGGCGTTACGGTAAAGACTTGGCCGTCTGCTACCACCGGTTGGGCGAGTTCGGTCAATTGACTACCGGCGCCCCCAATTGACGCCCGCCAAACCTGTTTAAACGGCAGCTCAACCTTAACGTTACCGCCAGTATGACCAGCACTCAAACCGGCATGCCCGGCCCTGACCACATCAATCATTTCAGGCAAGCCAGCGCCCTCGGCAGCGGCCGCCTGATCAACAGCAATCATCTCATTTGCAGCGATAACAGAGACGCGCTTGCCCTCAAGGATAAGTTCAGACTCCGAACAGGCAGATAGTGCCGCCACAACAAAGCAGGCCGCCAGACATTTTTTCGACGCAAACGATAAGGGGCGCAGTAAAAACAGTCTGTTTATCACTTTGTCTTTTATCGTCATGACAGCTCCTCTATCGTTTAATCGGAATCAATGCTGTTTGCTCAGATGTGATGTTTTCGATTTTGATCTAATTCGGTAATCTAACTCGGCGATATAATCCGGCGATATAATCCAAAGAATATCCCTTGTTCACCAGACCCGCGGGCATTACCCTTTTAAAATTTGCAGCATTTGGCGGGCTCGCTGACGCACACCGGCCGGTATATCAGATAATCCAGCCAATGTTTCATATTTTGCCATTGCCGCGTTTCGATCACCCGAACGCAACGCCAACCCTGCCGCCTGTTCTAGCGCCATCGACTGCCATGGACCTGCGCGCGTTTCAAGATCGGCCAATCGCCCTACCAATTCATCGATTTTGCGGCTTTCTGGTGCGTTCATGACTGACAGCAAAAGCGCCGCCTCTTGATAAAGCGCGGCGACATCGGGGTTTTTCGACAACGCCAGATAGCTTGCCTCTGCCGCGGCATAATCCCCAGTTTCGGCTTGCGACGCGGCAATGCGGAATTGTGCCAGCATCGCATAGCCCGGGCTTAGCGCGTCAAGCTGTGCCGTCAAAGCCGTTACCGTATCATCGGCCTTCAATGCCTGATGGTAAATAGTCGCCGCTTCGGTTGCCTGACGATCCTGCCATACTTTATAGCCTTGACTAGCACCAACCCCAAGAACCACCACCGAAACCGCAACGATCACATACTTCCCGTACCGCACCCATAATTTTTGCATCTGGTCACGTTTCAGGTCTTCATTTATCTCATCAAAAATATCAGCCATAAATCCAACAATCACTTCTGGTCATAGCGGCGTTGCAACGCCAAAACCTTTGGTTCACCCGCAAGCCCGACAGGCCGTATTATCTGGCACCGTAATAGCAATTCTTTTCACCGAAATGCCAGTGCTTTATTGACCTTAATCGAAAGCTGTCTCAACATAGCTTGGAATAGCAAAAACAGCCACCACTAAAAGCTAGGTAACGGCAAACCATATGCAGCGAATATCCAGCCCGAAAAAGCTACGCAAGCCATTATTCTTTAACCGCGATGAACTGGGACAAATTCTGGCCACTTACAGCACCCGCGTTGCCAGCGGCGAGTGGCGTGATTACGCGATTGATCATCTCCCCGGGATCGCGGCCTTTTCGATATTCCGGCACACCCATGAAACCCCGCTTTATGTTGTCGAAAAACAGCAGCGCTATCCAACTGAAAAACCAAAATTTACGCTTCGGGACCGCAATAAAATTCTGTGTAAGGGCAGCTCAATGCAAGAAATTATCAGCTATTTCAATCGTCTGCCACGGCTGATTACTGGCTAGCCACCAAATGACCGCTGGGGGCAGTAACCCAATGATCTCGGACCTGCACCAACATATCCTATCTTGAAGAAATACCTGCCTGAGTGATTTCGGCTATTGCGTATCGCTAATATATAAGATATTTCTAAATTAGAACAAATAGTGAACAAGTGATGGCACATTGCAGCGCCTCATGCCCGATGCGTTGCCCCACCTACTTTCCGAAAGGTCACCTGAAATGGGTTGGCATAAACGGCAATATACCGCATTGGACGAGCCTAAGAATCCGGCCACGCTTGCCGATATGATTCATGAGGGTTTATTAATTTTTTGCTGGTGTAACCGTTGTGGTCATAATAACAGCATTGATCCCGTGCCACTTGCAACGGCGTTAGGGCCGTTGTTTCCGATTCCCGAACTTGGTGGGCGTATGCGATGCAGCCTTTGTCAGGCACGCGACATTGCCACCCGTCCGGCCTGGCCCAGCCATGGCGGCGGACAAATTGCGCGGCACATCTAGCCAGTTAAGCAAAACCGTTATCGCACCTTATATGATTAAGGTCACAACTGACCGTATTTGCGCGTATTTGATCGCAAAAACCGACATTCGGCGAAATGAAACGCCCCTTAGGCTTGCTTGACGCGCAATGATCAGGTAGTCGTGTATTAGATAAGTAATGATGACAATCTAATATTCCCGCTGCTGATCCAGTTGATATTTTTATTGATGTTTCGGCTGATATTCCGGGCGAGCAGGATCAGATCAAAACAAGAGGCATAATCCATGAACGCCAGTGATACCGCAAAAGTCCAACGCTTTTTACGCCAGCGCTTTGGCAACCATAAATTAAATCTTGCGCGTCGTGAGAATAAGGATGATTCTGCCGAATTGATGCTCGAGGATGAATTTATCGGTGTGGTCTTTCAGGATAATGAGGATGGCGAAACCTGCTATCATGTGCAGATCAGCATTCTGGGAGAAGATCTCGAAGATTAGTCCTGATCAAATCTGGCAAAATCTATCTCGCTAGATCCAGTCGCCGGCGCGCAACATCGCCGCCGCCAGTAAAAACATGATCAGCGCAATACCCGCATTTAGCAATCGCCACGATCCGGGGCGCTGCATATAGCCCGACAATAAATAGCCCCCATAACCAAGCGCACTAAAAAAGACCAGACTGGCGGTGATTGCACCAGCGGTAAAGGCAATTTTGGCCGCACCATCGAATTGCAGGGACACAGTGCCGATCAGCACCACCGTATCAAGATAAACATGCGGATTGCCAAAGGTTAAAACGGCAGCAACAGCAAGGCTGGCCGCAAGGCTGGCAGACGGGCGATCCCCCATTGTCAGCGCCTGATTACCAAACGCATCACGAACCCGCAACACGCCGTACCCAGCCAGCCAAATCGCCGCACCGCCAAACAGCCATGGCGCAATCTGATCGACAAAATCGGCAATCAATAGCGATAATCCGGCAACACCGGCGATGATCAACAGCGCATCAGACACGGCACAGAACAGGACAAGCGCGCCAATATGCTGGCGAAGAATGGCCTGCCGCAACACAAACGCATTTTGCGAGCCAATCGCCAAAATTAACGAAAAACTGAGGGAGAACCCGGTTAAATAGGCAAACAGCATCTTCCCCTCAATGATCCAGCCGGTCACATGACTGATTGTTTGATACAAACCAGCCTCCCTTACGCCAAACTCTCATGACAAGCAACCTATGAGGCGCGCCTCGTTTAGATCATCCATTCAAAATGAATCAAAAAATAGCGTAAAATGCCCGCCCCATAGACCAGAAAAAAAAACCACATTAATCCATTTTAATTGCGGTTCAGTTCGCAGCCAGCCACAATAAATCCAGATTAAACAGAATGGCAGCGACAGGAACATTGTCAGGGGATAGAGATCAAACACCACGGCAACCGCGCTGAACAATCCGAGAATGAGCGCAAGATTTTTTAATAGTTTCTCGGCACGTTCAGACATCATAAATCTGCTGTGATTTTCTTGCTTCATCCTTTGCTCATTTTTTAAGGACCAATTGTGCCCTAAACATTTTTGCATCATGTTTGCCGCGCCTTGCAAAGACAGTTAACGCGGCCAAAATAAGACCATGCAATGACTTCATTCTGGCATCAATGCGGATGAAACAGGCCTTGATTATAGGCCTTGATTATAGGCCTTGGTTATAGGCCTTGGTTATAGGCCTTGGTTGCAGGCCTTGGTTACAGCAAAATATAATCATCACCTAGCCGCGCTTGATGATCGTTTGTAAGAAAAATCATGCGTAAATATAGCCGACCAAAAGCGATATAAAAGCACCGACATGCACCACCATAATCGCCTTGTCTTTCCACATCACCCCAACAGCAAACCACAGAGAAATCCCAATAAAAAACAGATATACGTTATACGGGGTGAAGTTTAACCCGGTCATTCCATAACCAATGAGCTGGATGATCGTTGCAATCCATTTAACAATATCGACA
Proteins encoded in this region:
- a CDS encoding PQQ-binding-like beta-propeller repeat protein translates to MTIKDKVINRLFLLRPLSFASKKCLAACFVVAALSACSESELILEGKRVSVIAANEMIAVDQAAAAEGAGLPEMIDVVRAGHAGLSAGHTGGNVKVELPFKQVWRASIGGAGSQLTELAQPVVADGQVFTVTPTGKVTAFDVKTGKANWQVSVEEFTDDPLPGIAGGLAVAGDRLFVHAGGRVLGALSAKDGSTLWSISLRLPVRGGPTIIGQEAVAVTDLDGNIFTYASKDGALFWQRSVLPANTVVYGAPSPAYANDQLAVAGYGGDISLMEANSGQVIWSDTLAASSPKTPLQGLGDIRAHPVFDGGLVLAVSQAGQIAAFNARSGLLLWDQPIGGIEMPWLAGKSVFLLTIDGRLYSLRRSDGAVRWTAELPGALPAGVFASEDIPRYVGPIVAAGKIMVISKSGNLFEFNADTGVGGKVMQVGTDIVTAPQLSNGMMFVLSGNGTLTAFE
- a CDS encoding DUF3126 family protein; the encoded protein is MNASDTAKVQRFLRQRFGNHKLNLARRENKDDSAELMLEDEFIGVVFQDNEDGETCYHVQISILGEDLED
- a CDS encoding DUF6552 family protein, whose protein sequence is MAFFVFLIAMLPLISFATAGVNYNAYAFDQDEVIKIAGNQPTHHHVTTTQMGTKIQTVDIVKWIATIIQLIGYGMTGLNFTPYNVYLFFIGISLWFAVGVMWKDKAIMVVHVGAFISLLVGYIYA
- a CDS encoding LysE/ArgO family amino acid transporter; this encodes MLFAYLTGFSLSFSLILAIGSQNAFVLRQAILRQHIGALVLFCAVSDALLIIAGVAGLSLLIADFVDQIAPWLFGGAAIWLAGYGVLRVRDAFGNQALTMGDRPSASLAASLAVAAVLTFGNPHVYLDTVVLIGTVSLQFDGAAKIAFTAGAITASLVFFSALGYGGYLLSGYMQRPGSWRLLNAGIALIMFLLAAAMLRAGDWI
- a CDS encoding tetratricopeptide repeat protein codes for the protein MADIFDEINEDLKRDQMQKLWVRYGKYVIVAVSVVVLGVGASQGYKVWQDRQATEAATIYHQALKADDTVTALTAQLDALSPGYAMLAQFRIAASQAETGDYAAAEASYLALSKNPDVAALYQEAALLLSVMNAPESRKIDELVGRLADLETRAGPWQSMALEQAAGLALRSGDRNAAMAKYETLAGLSDIPAGVRQRARQMLQILKG
- a CDS encoding DUF2794 domain-containing protein, with product MQRISSPKKLRKPLFFNRDELGQILATYSTRVASGEWRDYAIDHLPGIAAFSIFRHTHETPLYVVEKQQRYPTEKPKFTLRDRNKILCKGSSMQEIISYFNRLPRLITG